A section of the Deltaproteobacteria bacterium genome encodes:
- a CDS encoding CHASE3 domain-containing protein: MRLNFDRKSALGLVAAILLVVAAGTAAYLDLHQFRDTVKRVSHSHRVLLKLEHIRSLMQDEQIGVRGFVITGDARSLETYFHTRAVISDELGSLRRLTSDNPAYQARIQKLESLIRQRFDLSEQIINQRKTTGAETGEALSLITHAAQYMERIRGIVDAIETGETRFLEERTRRAEADSRMTLMTLGVFGTLGVVAIVAFVMLLNRELGRSQQFEQALRREEERLRSIMDNSPLVIFLKDTEGRHQFVNQEFLDAFRLDRSHVIGRADREIFPPEIADKFMSNDREVMATGHPAQFEETANRDGVPHIYSVAKFPLREPGGRIYAICGMASDITERKKAEETIRGLSDSLISRTQQLEAANHELEAFSYSVSHDLRAPLRSINGFSQALIEDYRDKLEPAAQDYLNRIMVATRRMGHLIDDLLELSRVTRADICGQWVDLSALARSVMDELRQSAPGREVHATIKDGISGWGDTRLLRVILTNLLGNAWKFTSKTPCPSIEFGSIAHPDGTATIFVRDNGAGFDMAHAKNLFGVFQRLHSTSEFEGTGIGLATVRRIVQRHGGMVRGEGRPGEGAVFYFTLGRPRVSAEGAAGEQQIYSAG; this comes from the coding sequence ATGAGACTCAACTTTGACCGGAAATCTGCTTTGGGACTGGTTGCTGCCATCCTGCTGGTTGTCGCAGCAGGCACGGCTGCCTATCTCGATCTCCACCAGTTCCGCGACACAGTCAAACGCGTTTCACATAGCCATAGAGTTCTTCTGAAGTTGGAACATATTCGCTCGCTCATGCAGGATGAGCAGATCGGTGTACGTGGCTTCGTCATTACCGGTGACGCCCGCTCGCTGGAGACCTATTTCCATACGCGAGCAGTGATTTCCGATGAGCTGGGCAGCCTCCGCCGGCTGACATCCGATAACCCGGCATACCAGGCCCGCATCCAGAAACTGGAATCCCTGATTCGCCAGCGGTTCGACCTGAGCGAACAGATCATCAACCAGCGGAAAACCACCGGGGCAGAAACCGGGGAAGCCCTGTCTCTGATTACCCATGCCGCACAGTATATGGAACGTATTCGCGGGATTGTCGATGCAATCGAAACCGGGGAAACCCGGTTCCTCGAAGAGCGTACCCGCCGGGCAGAAGCCGATTCCCGGATGACACTGATGACGCTGGGGGTATTCGGAACGCTCGGGGTCGTGGCCATTGTCGCGTTTGTCATGCTGCTCAACCGGGAGCTCGGCCGCAGCCAGCAGTTCGAGCAGGCACTTCGCCGGGAAGAAGAACGGCTCAGATCCATCATGGACAACAGTCCGCTTGTCATTTTTCTAAAGGATACCGAAGGCCGCCACCAGTTCGTCAACCAGGAGTTCCTGGACGCCTTCCGGCTGGACCGTTCCCACGTCATCGGCCGTGCCGATAGGGAAATCTTTCCTCCTGAAATCGCCGACAAGTTCATGTCAAACGACCGCGAAGTAATGGCGACCGGCCATCCCGCCCAGTTCGAGGAAACCGCCAACCGTGATGGAGTCCCTCATATTTACTCTGTCGCCAAGTTCCCGCTCCGTGAGCCCGGCGGAAGGATATATGCCATTTGCGGCATGGCCTCCGACATTACTGAACGGAAGAAAGCCGAAGAAACGATCCGGGGGCTGAGCGATTCCCTCATTTCCCGCACCCAGCAGCTCGAAGCCGCCAATCACGAGCTTGAGGCTTTCAGTTATTCCGTTTCTCATGATCTCCGGGCACCACTCCGGAGCATCAATGGCTTCAGCCAGGCCCTGATAGAGGATTACCGGGACAAGCTGGAGCCCGCCGCACAGGACTATCTGAACCGGATCATGGTGGCCACCCGGCGCATGGGGCATCTCATTGACGATCTGCTGGAACTGTCACGGGTCACACGCGCTGACATATGCGGACAGTGGGTGGACCTGAGTGCTCTTGCCCGGAGCGTCATGGACGAACTCCGGCAGTCAGCACCCGGCCGGGAAGTCCACGCCACCATTAAAGATGGCATCTCCGGCTGGGGAGACACCAGACTCCTCCGGGTCATCCTGACAAACCTTCTTGGTAACGCCTGGAAGTTCACTTCAAAAACTCCTTGCCCATCCATTGAATTCGGGAGCATTGCGCATCCGGACGGCACTGCTACCATTTTTGTACGTGACAACGGCGCCGGCTTCGACATGGCCCACGCAAAAAACCTCTTTGGCGTGTTTCAGCGCCTTCATTCTACATCAGAGTTCGAAGGAACAGGGATTGGCCTGGCGACCGTCCGGAGGATCGTGCAGCGGCACGGCGGTATGGTCCGGGGCGAAGGCCGGCCGGGTGAAGGCGCGGTATTTTACTTCACGCTGGGCCGCCCCCGGGTGTCTGCGGAAGGAGCAGCTGGTGAGCAGCAAATATATTCTGCTGGTTGA
- a CDS encoding response regulator, translating to MVSSKYILLVEDNPDDEALTLRTLRKCGLANEVHVVRDGAEALDFLFKAGRYENRSPNDLPALILLDLKLPKIDGLDVLKRIRADTGTKLLPVVIFTSSKEQQDLLAGYTNGANGYVRKPVDFAEFAEAVAALHLYWMITNEPIPR from the coding sequence CTGGTGAGCAGCAAATATATTCTGCTGGTTGAGGACAATCCCGATGACGAGGCGCTCACATTGCGTACGCTCCGCAAATGTGGTCTTGCCAACGAAGTACATGTTGTCCGCGACGGTGCTGAAGCACTCGATTTTCTTTTCAAGGCCGGTCGCTACGAGAACCGGAGCCCCAATGACCTGCCAGCCCTGATCCTCCTGGATCTCAAGCTGCCGAAAATTGACGGGCTGGATGTCCTGAAGCGGATACGTGCGGATACCGGCACGAAGCTGCTGCCGGTCGTCATATTCACTTCATCGAAAGAGCAGCAGGATCTCCTTGCCGGGTATACGAATGGTGCAAACGGATATGTACGGAAGCCTGTTGATTTCGCCGAATTCGCCGAAGCGGTGGCGGCCCTTCACCTCTACTGGATGATTACCAACGAGCCCATCCCAAGGTGA
- a CDS encoding response regulator has protein sequence MSESPQIRVLFIEDSEDDALLAIREISHGGFSVDYQRVETADQMQTALEKSEWDVVICDHHMPRFNSFSALRLLKTMRPDIPFISVSGTLGEDMAVEAMRAGAYDYMIKSNLKRLVPSISRALRENESRKAHRAAEDQLRLLEAAIRGIHEGVVVTDARLDPPGPTIVFVNDYLCRLTGYAPGELIGKTPRLFQGSKTDRQLLDSLKRALRSGQPFTGETVNYRKDRSEYLAEWHISPVRDRDGNISNFISTQRDLTERRRAEQRHAEMERQFRVAQKLEAVGQLAGGIAHDFNNLLVVINGYAQMLRNNLAGQARQQEDAGLILQAGERAADLTRRLLTFSRQDTRNPRRTTLNDIIKGFEKMLRRLVREDIDLQFHLASDIRHIKVDPGQMEQILLNLSINASDAMPHGGILAIESRNGELSASNLNPLFDAKPGHYSVLTVRDNGTGISEDILSRIYEPFFTTKGDGKGTGLGLATVLGIVKAHGGLIRVRSREGEGTEFQIYLPENTAAQEQSARPIQPVTGGSETILLVEDQPEVRTVAARILAGFGYQVIEAGNGEEALEAAARHSGPVHLLLSDVIMPRMSGPALADRLLQQRPDTRVLFVSGHISDVTGKHVLLNESSELLRKPYHPDDLARAVRSALDRKRP, from the coding sequence ATGAGTGAGAGCCCGCAGATCAGGGTCCTTTTCATAGAAGATTCCGAGGATGACGCCCTGCTCGCCATCCGTGAAATCAGTCATGGCGGATTCTCCGTGGATTACCAGCGTGTGGAGACTGCTGATCAAATGCAGACGGCGCTGGAAAAATCCGAATGGGATGTGGTGATCTGCGACCATCACATGCCCAGGTTCAACAGCTTTTCCGCCTTGCGTCTCCTCAAGACGATGCGGCCCGACATCCCGTTCATTTCCGTGTCTGGTACGCTCGGAGAGGATATGGCCGTCGAGGCAATGCGGGCAGGTGCCTATGACTACATGATCAAGTCCAACCTGAAGCGCCTCGTTCCCTCCATCAGCCGCGCACTTCGGGAAAACGAGAGCCGCAAGGCCCATCGGGCGGCCGAAGACCAGCTTCGCCTGCTGGAGGCCGCCATACGAGGCATTCATGAGGGTGTAGTGGTGACGGATGCCCGGCTTGATCCTCCCGGTCCAACCATCGTCTTCGTGAATGACTACCTCTGCCGGCTGACGGGGTATGCTCCAGGTGAACTGATCGGCAAAACCCCCCGCCTGTTCCAGGGATCCAAAACCGACCGGCAGTTGCTGGATTCACTGAAGAGGGCTCTCCGTTCCGGACAGCCATTCACTGGCGAAACGGTCAACTACCGGAAGGACAGATCTGAATACCTGGCGGAGTGGCATATTTCGCCGGTCAGGGACCGCGATGGAAACATATCGAATTTCATCTCAACACAGCGGGATCTGACAGAACGCCGGCGGGCCGAGCAGCGGCACGCCGAAATGGAACGCCAGTTCCGGGTGGCCCAGAAACTGGAAGCGGTGGGCCAACTCGCTGGCGGCATTGCTCACGATTTCAACAATCTGCTGGTGGTCATCAACGGATACGCACAAATGCTCCGTAACAATCTCGCCGGCCAGGCCCGGCAGCAGGAAGATGCCGGGTTGATTCTCCAGGCAGGCGAGCGGGCCGCCGATCTCACACGGCGGCTGTTGACATTCAGCCGGCAGGACACCCGTAATCCACGCCGGACTACCCTGAATGATATTATCAAAGGGTTTGAGAAGATGCTCCGGCGGCTCGTCCGGGAAGACATAGACCTGCAATTCCACCTCGCATCCGATATCCGCCACATAAAGGTAGATCCGGGCCAAATGGAACAGATTCTGCTGAACCTCAGCATCAACGCATCCGATGCCATGCCCCACGGCGGCATACTTGCGATTGAAAGCCGGAATGGGGAGCTGTCCGCATCCAACCTCAATCCACTTTTTGACGCAAAACCGGGGCATTACTCAGTCCTGACGGTTCGCGACAACGGCACTGGCATCAGCGAGGACATCCTGTCCCGTATTTACGAGCCGTTTTTCACCACCAAGGGAGACGGAAAAGGAACAGGCCTGGGGCTCGCCACCGTGCTTGGAATTGTGAAAGCCCACGGTGGCCTAATCCGGGTTCGCAGCCGCGAGGGCGAGGGAACCGAGTTCCAGATATATCTACCAGAGAATACCGCCGCACAGGAACAGTCCGCACGGCCTATCCAACCCGTGACCGGTGGTAGCGAGACTATACTGCTCGTCGAAGACCAGCCCGAGGTTCGGACCGTAGCAGCACGCATACTGGCCGGGTTTGGCTACCAGGTGATAGAGGCGGGCAATGGCGAGGAAGCGCTCGAAGCCGCTGCACGGCATTCGGGACCAGTCCACCTGCTGCTTTCCGATGTAATCATGCCCCGGATGAGCGGTCCGGCACTGGCCGACCGCCTCCTGCAGCAGAGGCCGGATACCCGTGTCCTGTTCGTATCCGGTCACATTTCGGACGTGACTGGCAAGCACGTTCTCCTGAATGAATCGTCCGAACTGCTCAGAAAACCCTACCATCCAGACGATCTGGCCAGAGCGGTGCGAAGCGCTCTTGACCGGAAAAGACCGTGA
- the moaA gene encoding GTP 3',8-cyclase MoaA translates to MATTKAGVRKIPEGQKSGCHLTAGVTTRDISLRLSITPVCPFKCAYCQPEGLAGTPSLPVLPARTISRLVWMLSRIGVNRVRLTGGEPLSRPDCAGIISQIRVNREIRDIALTTNGEWLARQAHRLRQAGLDRINIHLDTLRPDRFLKITGRDRLDAVIAGIDTAVQAGLSPVKVNTVLMAGINDDELVDFCNFSVSRNITVRFIELMNTGPAPEFVHSRFVSADHARRIIAREFDLIPCVGEDASGPAREFRIANGAGRIGFIASETEPFCDRCNRIRLTADGRLRGCLYEPDGVDILSLLQEWEQDEAAAEGKLRQIIAGKRSFHPECGEQGTQAFPMSGIGG, encoded by the coding sequence GTGGCAACGACGAAAGCGGGAGTTCGTAAAATCCCGGAAGGACAGAAGAGCGGGTGCCATTTGACGGCTGGGGTGACAACACGCGACATCAGCTTGCGGCTGTCAATAACGCCGGTGTGCCCGTTCAAATGTGCATACTGCCAGCCGGAAGGGCTGGCTGGAACCCCGTCGCTGCCGGTCCTGCCGGCCAGGACAATCAGCCGGCTTGTCTGGATGTTGTCGCGGATCGGGGTGAACCGCGTTCGCCTTACGGGCGGCGAACCGCTTTCCCGTCCCGATTGTGCCGGGATTATCAGCCAGATCCGTGTGAACCGGGAAATCAGGGATATCGCTCTGACGACGAACGGAGAATGGCTGGCCAGGCAGGCGCACCGGCTCCGTCAGGCCGGGCTTGATCGCATAAATATCCACCTGGACACGCTTCGCCCGGACCGCTTCCTGAAGATCACCGGCAGGGACCGGCTGGATGCAGTCATCGCCGGTATCGATACCGCCGTACAGGCGGGACTTTCCCCGGTGAAGGTGAATACGGTCCTGATGGCGGGCATCAACGACGATGAACTTGTCGATTTCTGCAATTTTTCGGTCAGCCGGAACATCACCGTCCGGTTCATCGAGCTGATGAACACCGGTCCGGCGCCGGAATTCGTGCATTCAAGGTTCGTTTCTGCTGACCATGCACGACGTATTATTGCACGGGAGTTTGATCTGATCCCATGCGTTGGAGAGGATGCTTCTGGGCCAGCCCGCGAATTCAGGATTGCCAACGGCGCCGGCAGAATTGGTTTCATTGCATCTGAAACCGAGCCGTTCTGTGATCGCTGCAACCGTATCCGGCTGACCGCCGACGGCCGTTTGAGGGGATGCCTGTATGAACCGGACGGCGTGGATATTCTCTCGCTGCTTCAGGAGTGGGAACAGGATGAAGCGGCGGCAGAAGGAAAACTGCGGCAGATCATCGCTGGCAAGCGGTCCTTTCACCCCGAATGCGGCGAGCAGGGGACACAGGCATTTCCCATGTCGGGAATTGGGGGCTGA
- a CDS encoding twin-arginine translocase TatA/TatE family subunit produces MLGIGTTELIVLLVMLLFLFGGSKLPALGSSIGRGIRSLRDSLRGNDESGSS; encoded by the coding sequence ATGCTGGGAATAGGCACGACAGAACTGATCGTTCTCCTGGTCATGCTTCTCTTCCTGTTTGGGGGCAGCAAGCTGCCTGCGCTGGGAAGCTCCATTGGCCGGGGAATCAGGTCGTTGCGGGATTCCCTGCGTGGCAACGACGAAAGCGGGAGTTCGTAA
- a CDS encoding c-type cytochrome, which yields MSRWFYWLLPVVIVISTSHAVAQTAPAAELFASKCSVCHGVNGDGKGTAAYLLSPKPRDFTQGVYKFKSTSIGSLPTDQDLLRVLKAGIPGTSMPNWDMLTDAELKGLLQHVKSFSTRFQEEEPGEPIAIGPQPPVDQESLERGKKLYKVNACDTCHGVSGRGDGQSAMGLKGDDGYPARPRNFSFGDRIRGGKQPADIYRAIMVGLEGTPMAGYGLSERDTWDLVHYVQSLAIKPAHLVRPGDGLVPVNGISGEVPVDPADPVWHLAPGVPVPVRPLWERDRAPDYVIVRGLTNGREIGFLVEWPDELADRSVLRTEDFRDSVALQFPVLPVSADSSAPFYGMGEKSKLVNIWHWRADWQQDAARFGDIASQYSGNAIDQYPREATEQKVFLTGWAANNPMASRTRRSPVEDLNSAGQGSLTSQMESDQDVEGRGIWADGKWRVVFRRRLRTAGAGDVQFTREAADALRIAVAVWDGREGDRNGQKLVSGWHSFNLESPDALKGAPSGKNGSGCGMGVAADSGTVLLLVALVPAFVIRRRWARSRARRGVSCWE from the coding sequence ATGTCCCGCTGGTTCTACTGGTTACTGCCTGTTGTAATTGTGATCTCCACCAGCCACGCCGTGGCGCAAACGGCTCCGGCTGCTGAACTGTTCGCTTCGAAGTGCTCCGTGTGCCATGGAGTAAATGGTGACGGCAAAGGAACAGCCGCTTATCTGCTCAGCCCCAAACCGCGTGACTTTACGCAGGGGGTTTACAAGTTCAAATCCACTTCCATAGGTTCGCTCCCGACAGATCAGGATCTGCTGAGAGTTCTCAAGGCAGGCATTCCCGGAACATCCATGCCCAACTGGGACATGCTTACCGATGCCGAGCTCAAGGGACTTCTCCAGCACGTCAAGTCATTTTCCACCCGGTTTCAGGAGGAAGAACCGGGAGAGCCAATCGCCATTGGTCCTCAGCCTCCAGTGGATCAGGAAAGCCTTGAACGCGGGAAGAAACTGTACAAGGTCAACGCCTGCGATACCTGCCACGGGGTTTCGGGTAGAGGCGATGGACAGTCTGCAATGGGCCTGAAGGGGGATGATGGCTATCCTGCCCGTCCAAGGAATTTTTCGTTTGGAGACCGTATCCGGGGAGGCAAGCAGCCTGCAGATATCTACCGGGCAATCATGGTGGGTCTGGAAGGAACCCCGATGGCGGGCTACGGCCTGAGTGAGCGGGATACCTGGGATCTGGTACATTACGTCCAGTCATTGGCCATCAAGCCAGCTCACCTGGTACGCCCCGGTGACGGCCTCGTACCGGTGAATGGAATCAGTGGTGAAGTTCCTGTCGATCCAGCCGATCCTGTCTGGCACCTCGCTCCGGGTGTACCGGTTCCGGTGCGGCCCCTGTGGGAGCGTGACCGGGCGCCTGACTATGTGATTGTCCGCGGCCTTACCAATGGCAGAGAGATCGGCTTCCTGGTCGAATGGCCTGATGAACTGGCCGACCGGTCCGTGCTCAGGACCGAGGATTTCCGCGACTCGGTAGCGCTCCAGTTTCCGGTTTTACCGGTATCTGCTGACAGCAGCGCGCCGTTTTACGGGATGGGTGAGAAGAGCAAGCTGGTCAATATCTGGCACTGGCGCGCCGACTGGCAGCAGGATGCGGCCCGCTTTGGGGATATAGCCAGCCAGTACTCGGGGAACGCGATCGACCAGTATCCACGGGAAGCCACGGAACAGAAGGTTTTCCTCACGGGCTGGGCGGCAAACAATCCAATGGCAAGCCGTACGCGGAGGAGCCCGGTCGAAGATCTCAATTCGGCTGGCCAGGGAAGTCTGACCTCACAGATGGAATCCGATCAGGACGTCGAGGGGCGGGGTATCTGGGCCGATGGAAAGTGGCGGGTTGTCTTCAGGCGGCGGCTCCGGACCGCTGGTGCAGGTGATGTCCAGTTTACCCGCGAAGCCGCTGATGCCTTGCGGATCGCTGTTGCCGTGTGGGATGGCCGGGAGGGCGACCGGAACGGCCAGAAACTCGTATCTGGATGGCATTCGTTCAATCTGGAATCCCCGGATGCGCTGAAAGGCGCACCATCCGGAAAGAATGGAAGTGGATGCGGCATGGGGGTTGCTGCCGATTCCGGGACCGTGCTGTTGCTGGTTGCACTTGTACCAGCCTTTGTGATCCGCAGGCGTTGGGCACGTTCCCGGGCCAGGCGAGGTGTTTCATGCTGGGAATAG
- a CDS encoding molecular chaperone TorD family protein: MDDDSKLLDLVTHSRLFGLLALVFMDSSDGPDTAAICSECEVVSDLLGMMGNPIANGQALVAEIRRQAAADNLRGLYPRTFGHVPAGALSPYETSYLGASTFSQSQTLADIAGFYLAFGAKPSSEFAERPDHLGPELEFLALLNHKEALARDDGRLEDALICEEARRRFVEEHAGRWVPVVFDRIGKSAAGECYLAAASLGKLAVNREIELLGIQGISPDLAPPPTERIAEEHAPDVFGCGAAPATDQDYELF, translated from the coding sequence ATGGACGACGACAGCAAACTACTCGATCTCGTGACACACAGCCGGCTATTCGGATTACTTGCGCTTGTCTTCATGGATTCTTCCGACGGGCCGGATACGGCAGCCATCTGTTCCGAATGCGAGGTCGTTTCCGACCTGCTTGGGATGATGGGGAATCCGATAGCAAACGGGCAGGCACTTGTTGCCGAGATCAGACGCCAGGCGGCGGCGGATAACCTGCGGGGACTCTATCCCCGGACATTCGGGCATGTTCCCGCAGGTGCGCTGTCGCCCTACGAGACGTCCTATCTTGGCGCCAGCACTTTTTCCCAGTCCCAGACACTCGCCGACATCGCCGGCTTCTACCTGGCGTTCGGTGCCAAACCGTCATCAGAATTTGCCGAACGCCCCGATCATCTGGGGCCTGAACTCGAATTTCTGGCGCTTCTCAATCACAAGGAGGCGTTGGCGCGGGATGATGGACGGCTGGAAGATGCCCTGATCTGTGAAGAGGCTCGCCGGCGTTTTGTCGAGGAGCATGCCGGACGCTGGGTGCCTGTTGTTTTTGATCGTATCGGGAAAAGCGCCGCTGGCGAGTGTTATCTCGCCGCCGCAAGCCTGGGAAAACTGGCTGTAAACCGGGAAATAGAACTTCTCGGGATCCAGGGCATATCCCCGGATCTCGCCCCGCCCCCCACAGAAAGAATTGCCGAGGAACACGCCCCTGACGTTTTCGGCTGCGGTGCCGCACCGGCAACAGATCAGGATTACGAGCTTTTTTGA
- a CDS encoding 4Fe-4S dicluster domain-containing protein, with translation MPKVQNWQIGREMSYPHEEAHPDAQFAFVFNINRCIGCQTCTMACKSTWTFSRGQEYMWWNNVETKPYGGYPHGWDIRILQMLEEQNPGGQTWSGEGGGKDAAYGVFKGDTIFEAAEKTGGSGNGGGRVLGYLPKDDDWRFPNMGEDASTKYQTGPFGLAKSGADLPEHGSWFFYLQRICNHCTYPACLAACPRNAIYKRKEDGIVLIDQERCRGYRKCVEACPYKKSMYRSTTRVSEKCIGCYPRIEGKDPLCNGMPMETRCMTACVGKIRMQGLVRIDPKTGDWAEEPDNPLYYMVKVAKVALPLYPQFGTQPNGFYIPPRWVSRPYLRQMFGPGVDGAIDAYERPSRELLAVMQLFRASQEIIFKYKIEKAAKPAFETTVRGKPFALYNDTVVGYGPTGKEIVRTTVEEPFHMRPKQHYNSI, from the coding sequence ATGCCTAAAGTGCAAAACTGGCAGATCGGCCGAGAGATGAGCTACCCGCATGAGGAAGCGCATCCGGACGCGCAGTTTGCCTTCGTATTCAACATCAACCGCTGTATTGGCTGTCAGACCTGCACCATGGCGTGCAAGTCCACATGGACGTTCTCGCGGGGGCAGGAATACATGTGGTGGAATAATGTCGAGACCAAGCCGTACGGCGGTTACCCGCATGGATGGGATATTCGCATCCTCCAGATGCTCGAAGAACAGAACCCCGGCGGGCAAACATGGAGCGGAGAAGGTGGCGGCAAGGATGCCGCGTATGGCGTGTTCAAGGGGGATACAATCTTCGAGGCAGCCGAAAAGACCGGTGGCTCAGGCAATGGTGGCGGCCGTGTGCTGGGATATCTGCCGAAAGACGACGACTGGCGTTTCCCCAATATGGGCGAAGACGCTTCGACGAAATACCAGACTGGTCCGTTCGGTCTGGCCAAATCCGGAGCCGACCTTCCCGAGCATGGAAGCTGGTTTTTCTATCTGCAGAGAATCTGCAATCACTGCACCTATCCGGCATGCCTGGCCGCCTGTCCGCGGAATGCGATTTACAAGCGCAAGGAGGACGGCATCGTCCTGATCGATCAGGAGCGGTGCCGCGGGTATCGAAAATGCGTCGAGGCCTGTCCGTATAAAAAGTCGATGTACCGCTCGACCACTCGCGTCTCCGAAAAATGCATTGGTTGTTATCCCAGAATTGAGGGGAAGGACCCGCTCTGCAACGGGATGCCAATGGAAACAAGGTGTATGACGGCGTGCGTCGGCAAGATTCGCATGCAGGGACTGGTGCGGATAGATCCCAAGACGGGGGACTGGGCTGAAGAACCCGACAATCCGCTTTATTACATGGTCAAAGTCGCCAAGGTGGCCCTGCCGCTATATCCGCAGTTTGGCACCCAGCCGAACGGGTTTTACATCCCTCCACGCTGGGTATCCCGTCCATACCTGAGACAGATGTTCGGTCCCGGTGTTGATGGTGCGATAGATGCCTATGAACGGCCGTCGAGGGAATTGCTGGCCGTCATGCAGCTGTTCCGGGCAAGCCAGGAAATCATCTTCAAGTACAAAATTGAAAAGGCAGCGAAACCGGCGTTTGAAACAACCGTCCGTGGAAAGCCCTTCGCCCTGTATAACGACACTGTTGTTGGATACGGACCTACCGGAAAGGAAATCGTCCGCACGACAGTCGAGGAGCCGTTCCATATGCGACCGAAGCAGCATTACAACTCAATCTGA